A genomic region of Microtus ochrogaster isolate Prairie Vole_2 chromosome 15, MicOch1.0, whole genome shotgun sequence contains the following coding sequences:
- the Cenpm gene encoding centromere protein M isoform X1, protein MSVLRPMDKLPDLNRATILLVGTEDAPLQQLAESMLKDDCASELRVHLANSLPLPSDVNRPRIDLIVFVINLHSKHSFQKVEESLNHVDSRFFLGKVCFLATGAGRESHCSVHRSTVVKLAHTYRSPLLFCDLEVESFRATMAQRLVRMLQICAGHVPGVSALNLLSLLRSSDSLPSKES, encoded by the exons ATGTCGGTGCTGAGGCCGATGGACAAGCTGCCCGACCTGAACCGGGCCACCATCTTG CTGGTGGGCACCGAGGATGCGCCTCTGCAGCAGCTGGCGGAGTCCATGCTCAAAGACGACTGTGCTTCCGAGCTGAGGGT CCACTTGGCCAACTCCCTCCCTTTGCCCTCTGACGTGAACCGGCCCCGAATTGACCTGATTGTGTTTGTGATTAACCTTCACAGCAAACACAG CTTCCAGAAGGTAGAGGAATCTCTGAACCATGTGGACAGTCGCTTCTTCCTGGGGAAAGTCTGCTTCCTCGCCACAGGGG CTGGACGGGAGAGCCACTGCAGCGTTCACCGGAGCACTGTCGTAAAGCTGGCCCACACCTACCGAAGCCCCTTGCTCTTCTGTGACTTAGAG GTGGAGAGCTTTCGAGCCACCATGGCCCAGCGCCTGGTACGCATGCTGCAGATCTGTGCTGGCCACGTGCCCGGTGTCTCAGCGCTGAACCTGCTGTCTTTGCTGAGGAGCTCCGACAGCCTCCCGTCCAAGGAGTCGTGA
- the Cenpm gene encoding centromere protein M isoform X2, producing MSVLRPMDKLPDLNRATILLVGTEDAPLQQLAESMLKDDCASELRVHLANSLPLPSDVNRPRIDLIVFVINLHSKHSFQKVEESLNHVDSRFFLGKVCFLATGGGELSSHHGPAPGTHAADLCWPRARCLSAEPAVFAEELRQPPVQGVVSTAALPVFDSSSVNNHCW from the exons ATGTCGGTGCTGAGGCCGATGGACAAGCTGCCCGACCTGAACCGGGCCACCATCTTG CTGGTGGGCACCGAGGATGCGCCTCTGCAGCAGCTGGCGGAGTCCATGCTCAAAGACGACTGTGCTTCCGAGCTGAGGGT CCACTTGGCCAACTCCCTCCCTTTGCCCTCTGACGTGAACCGGCCCCGAATTGACCTGATTGTGTTTGTGATTAACCTTCACAGCAAACACAG CTTCCAGAAGGTAGAGGAATCTCTGAACCATGTGGACAGTCGCTTCTTCCTGGGGAAAGTCTGCTTCCTCGCCACAGGGG GTGGAGAGCTTTCGAGCCACCATGGCCCAGCGCCTGGTACGCATGCTGCAGATCTGTGCTGGCCACGTGCCCGGTGTCTCAGCGCTGAACCTGCTGTCTTTGCTGAGGAGCTCCGACAGCCTCCCGTCCAAGGAGTCGTGAGCACTGCTGCCCTCCCCGTGTTTGACTCTAGCTCTGTAAACAATCACTGTTGGTGA